One region of Glycine max cultivar Williams 82 chromosome 9, Glycine_max_v4.0, whole genome shotgun sequence genomic DNA includes:
- the LOC102661297 gene encoding vacuolar cation/proton exchanger 1a-like isoform X1 — MQDISLGVTMGSATQISMFVVPLSVFVAWIMGIRMDSDFNLLETRCLSFTIIITMFTLQDGTSRYMKGVTLCYIVIGACFFVLKSSNCYILILLL, encoded by the exons ATGCAGGACATATCGTTGGGTGTTACTATGGGATCTGCAACTCAAATTTCTATGTTTGTG GTTCCATTAAGTGTATTTGTTGCATGGATAATGGGTATAAGAATGGATTCGGACTTCAATCTTCTTGAAACTAGATGTCTATCttttacaattataattacaatGTTCACTTTACAG GATGGAACTTCACGCTACATGAAAGGAGTTACTCTCTGTTACATTGTCATTGGAGCATGTTTTTTTGTTCTCAAATCCTCTAAttg CTATATTTTAATCCTGCTACTGTGA
- the LOC102661297 gene encoding vacuolar cation/proton exchanger 1a-like isoform X2: MQDISLGVTMGSATQISMFVVPLSVFVAWIMGIRMDSDFNLLETRCLSFTIIITMFTLQDGTSRYMKGVTLCYIVIGACFFVLKSSN, encoded by the exons ATGCAGGACATATCGTTGGGTGTTACTATGGGATCTGCAACTCAAATTTCTATGTTTGTG GTTCCATTAAGTGTATTTGTTGCATGGATAATGGGTATAAGAATGGATTCGGACTTCAATCTTCTTGAAACTAGATGTCTATCttttacaattataattacaatGTTCACTTTACAG GATGGAACTTCACGCTACATGAAAGGAGTTACTCTCTGTTACATTGTCATTGGAGCATGTTTTTTTGTTCTCAAATCCTCTAAttg
- the LOC102661297 gene encoding vacuolar cation/proton exchanger 1a-like isoform X3, whose protein sequence is MGSATQISMFVVPLSVFVAWIMGIRMDSDFNLLETRCLSFTIIITMFTLQDGTSRYMKGVTLCYIVIGACFFVLKSSNCYILILLL, encoded by the exons ATGGGATCTGCAACTCAAATTTCTATGTTTGTG GTTCCATTAAGTGTATTTGTTGCATGGATAATGGGTATAAGAATGGATTCGGACTTCAATCTTCTTGAAACTAGATGTCTATCttttacaattataattacaatGTTCACTTTACAG GATGGAACTTCACGCTACATGAAAGGAGTTACTCTCTGTTACATTGTCATTGGAGCATGTTTTTTTGTTCTCAAATCCTCTAAttg CTATATTTTAATCCTGCTACTGTGA